CATGCGGGCGGGGAACGACAGTGACGCACGACCACGGCGATGAATCCTCGTCTAGATGTTCAAGAACGCGTTGGCTCCCTCGTTTCAAATAGTGCTCACGGCTGCCCTCAGGCGGGTATTTGTTCGAGTTGACGTGGTTTTGAAGTTCGTGCTTGCAGACGTTTGTCGTTGTAAGGTGGATCGCGTCTTTCAGTCGTTTCCACTGAGTGGTGTTTGCAACCGCGATCAAGGAACTCGTATCAGCCAGTATCGGATAGCGAGCCTCACTCGCCATCGCTGCCCGTCAAGAATTCAGACGTGTCTCGTTCCATAGCCGCCTCGAACGACTCTTTCTCTTCTTCCATCCTATCGAGTTTCTCACCGAGAAGGACACGGGCCACGTCCTCGCCGATCTCACCACGACTGTATCGTTCGTACACCGCAATCTTGTCTTGTTCATCTAATGACTGTCGGAGCATTTCGACCAAGCCGACACGGGCGAGTTCGCTCACGTTGACGCCACCGATGTGAATCTCATCGAGGAGCTCCGCGGCCTCTTTTTCAGCTCCGGCACGGAACTGAATCGTCTTATCATAGCTTGACCCACTCATACGGTGACGTTCGGCGTGGAGAGTAATATATGTTATGACGTGTATTTACTTGTCATTACAAACGGTCGGGAACGTAGCACTACCATACAGGCCTCTCACTCGCAAAGGGTTCGGTTTGAGGTAGATGACGTGCAGAACCAATATGATCTAATGAAATGAGCGAAAGCTAGTGAACCCGTCCGTCGCCTCTGGTGCACAACTTCGGGATCTCAAATTCTACAAACCACCATACCGTTGACAGCCGTTACGATCGTCCTCAACGACCCCGTTGAGTATCGCGGCGCTCGTTATCTGTTGGCCTATTGCGTATTAGTTCGTCTATTATCGAGAAGGCGAGGCCCCGTTCAATTCTGGTCCATAAGTAGACTTATCTACAGCTGTTTCACCAAATCGCGACTCGAACAAACCATCGGAGAAGCTATTGTAGCTCTTCGACGAGCGCAGTCACCGCCTCGTCAACAAGATCACTGTCAAGGCGGCCCTGTCAGAAGTCGATGTCCTCGTGATCTATCGATTGGACGCCCCACGGGACGATCCGACTCTCATCCGGCATCCCACCACGAAGCCAACGCTCTTCAGGGATGTCGATGAGGCCGTCCATCCAAGATTTTGACGTCAACGTTAGCGCGATATACTGGTCGCCGTGGAACGGACGGCCTTCGTGGTTCGAGAGGATCAGCCAGGGCCGAGCGTCTTCCTCGCCTTTGAAGGGATCATCACCGTAGACGACGTCGCCCCGCTCGAAAATCGGTGTCTCTTCGTCGGTCACTGTTCGTCCTCGACGCTCGGGTGGGGTTCCTGCGGTGCGTGCTCGCGCCACGCTTCCTTGTCCTCTGTACCGAGTTGGTCGTTGAACAGAGCCGTTGCTCGTTCGTACCCGCTGTATCCGTCGAGGCGCTCAGCGTCGTCAGTCACCGCCCAGTACGTCGCCTTGTGTTCGACCAGACCACGGTCCTTCAACCGTGAGAGCGCGGTGCTGACTGCGCCCTCGTCGACGCCGATCTGGGAGGCGATTTCGCGGGCCTTGAACGCTCGATCCTGGTTGGCGGCGAGAAATCCGAGGACTTGATCAGGCACGGAGAGTTCTTCGAGCTCGTCTTCGCTCGTGTTCTCGAAGGTGTCTCGGTCGATGGACATCGTTGAATGGGGTACGTCATCCGCTGTAAAGAGTGTTAGGTGTGAAAGCTACGAAAACTCCGAAGGAGAAATCACTATTGACCACGAAGCGGTTCGAGAACCGTATGCATTGAGACGGCTAGCTGAGGTGTTATATATACTGGCATGGCCGAGGGCTAGTGAACTCGTCCGACGCTGTCGACGTCGTGCGCTCGAGCGATCGTGACGACGGGTCCGGACTGTTCGGACTGAACGTATATGGTCGGCGTCGAGAACGGTGACACGATGAGCGACAGGCGAGTCGAAACGAGTCGAGGGTGTGCGTGATGAAGGGTCGAACGCGGAATCTCGGGGCGATCTGTGGGATGCTGGCGCTCTCGTCGCTGCTGTGGTTCAATTACTCCGCGGTGCTCCCGCTGGTCGTCGACGACTGGGACCTCTCGAGCGTCCAGGCGGGCGTCGTCTACAGCGCGTTCCAGGCTGGCTACCTCCTGCTCGTGGTTCCTGTGGGATTGCTCGCGGATCGTCGATCGACGCGCCACGTCATCGCGGTCGGTGCGACCGTCTCGGCGGTTGCGACCCTCGCGTTCGCGCTCCTCGCTCGAGGATTCCTCACCGGGACGGTCCTGCGGTTCGTCGCCGGCCTCGGGATGGCGGCCGTCTACGTGCCGGGAATGCGATTCGTCAGCGACTGGTATCCCGTCGATCGGGGCCGTGCCATGGGCGTCTACGTCGGGACGTTCTCGGTCAGCAGCGGTTTCTCGTTCGTTCTCGCGTCGTCGGTGGCCGCCCGGTTCGGATGGCGGGCGGCACTGGCGGCGACCGGCCTGCTCGCACTCGGTGCCGGCCCCCTCCTTCTCGGTGTCGGGAGCGATCCCGACGTGCCCGATCGCTCGACGGCGTCGATCGACTTCTCGGTGCTTCGCAACCGGGCGTACCTGCTGACCGTCGGGGTCTACTCGGCACACAACTGGGAGTTGTTCGGGGTTCGCAACTGGCTGCCGGCCTTTCTCGTTTCGACGACCGCGATCGCTGCGACGGGCCAGCCGGCGACCATCGCCGGCGCGGTCGCGGGTGCAGTGACGGCGATGAGCGGCGTCGGCAACCTCGCCGGCGGCTGGATCTCGGACCGCGTCGGTCGACCTCGAGTCATCGCGGTCGGTCTCGGTGCGAGCGCGCTCGTGAGCCTCACGCTCGGCGCGTTCGCTCGACTGCCGTTCTGGCCGCTCGTCGGCCTCGTCCTCGGGTACGGCGTCGTCATCTCGCTCGACAGCGCGCCTACCTCGACGACGATCACCGAGGTCGTCGCCGCCGACCGCGTCGGCACTGCCCTCGCGGTCCAGTCGCTCGTCGGAACGATCCCGGGCGTCCTCGCACCGGTCGTCTTCGGCGCGGCACTCGATGCCGGCGGATACGGACTGGCGTTTCAGACGCTCGGCGTCGCGGCGGCACTCGGGGTGGTCGCGACGCTCGCGCTTCGGAACGACGCGACGGAGAGCCGACCCGGAGGGGCGTGAGGGGCGGCTGGCCGACGACGGGATGAATCGGGCGAGCTATCGGTCGACGACGTTCCGCCGGGTGATCTGCTGGAGGGCGATCTCGGCCACGTTCGCGCCGTACTCGGCCGTCCGGCGTAGACTGTCGAGCAAGAGACCGAGCACGTAGGCCTCGCCCGGCACGTCGTGGTCGTAGAGGTCACGGTCGAGGTCCTCGAGGCGGTTCATCAGCTGGTCGCGTCCGGCGAGTGCCTCGTTTGCGGCCTCGATGCCGGCGTCGGTGAGGATCGCGTCGGCGGCGTCGTCGACGACCTGCCGAGAGGAAGTTCCGAGTGCCGAGATCCTGTCGGCGTACGCGTCGCGGATCGACGCGTCCGGTTCGAGCGTAAATTCGGCGATCTTCTCGGCGTGGTCGGCGATGCGCTCGAACTGCCGAGCGGCGTAGTAGTACTCGAAGAGATCGTCCCGGCCCCACTCGAGTTTCTCGACTTCGCGGAGGTCGGTTAGCGAGCGTCGGAAGTGACGCGTGATCATTGCGAACAGTTTGTCGGCCTCGCCGTCGCGTTCGATGACCCGCCGGGCCAGTTCTTCGTCACCCTCGATGACGGCCGTCACCGCGTCCCGGTGCATCGCGAGCATCACCAGCCGGAGCCGGAGGGTGCTCTTTCTGACGTCCACGTTCTCGGCGTCGATGAGGTTCGTCAGCCGGATGCGCGTGTCGGTCGCCTCGAGGAGTTCGAACCCCGAGAGTTCCGACAGCGTTCGCTCGATCAGTTTGCGGCGTCCCTCCGGATGTCCCGTCGTGTCGACGAGTGTCACCGAGTCGAAGCCGACCGCGTGGACGGCGTGAATGCGCTGGCGGATCGCGTCGTCGCTATCGGTCGCGACGTCGATCGACGTCGTGCGGTCGGCGGTGTCACAGCCTGCCGCCGCCTCGACGAGCAGCGAGGCGTCCCCGTTCGGGTGTAAGGAGAGGACCGATCCGGCTTTGATACCGTGTTCTCGCGCCCAGGACTTCGGGAGCGAGACGGTGTACGTCGTGCCACCGGAGAGCTGAACCTTGCGTGTCTCCATATATCGAGACGACTGGTCGACTCCTTCATTACGTCTTATATGAGAGGAAACATCCACTATAGGCAGCTACATATCGGTACTGTCGCCACGTGTGTCGGATGGCGACTCGAGGACGCACCGGACGTCCGGATGCTATATAGTCGTCTGGACAGTCTGTTGCACAGGGCTATCCTCGTCGGTCGAGTCCCACCGGTATGTCCCGGGAAATGTGGCACCGACCGCGAGATGCGATCCGACAGGGTCGCGACGCGACGCTCGCGCAGGTCGTCGAAGCTATCGACCGCACCGCGCCGGAGACGAAAGCGCGACTGGCAGCGGAAGTCGGCATCTCCGAACAGTACCTCTCCGAACTGCTCCAGGAACTGAAACGGGACGACGTCGTCCGGAAGGCGTACGTCGTCGACGACGCCGCAGTGTACGCCAACGCAGACGCCGTCTCGCCGCTCCACGCTGGCCGTCGCGTCGGCGGTGCGACCGCCGACGGGGAGCGAAGCGAACGTGCGACTGACTCGACGACGGACCCCGGCGATCGAGCCCAGACCGTACTGGACCTGCTGGCACGACTCGACGACGTGACGGCGACCCAGTACGCGGCTGCCCGCCAGTCGTTCGTCGGCGAGGAACCCGACCGGCCGGCGGGCGCGCTCGAGTCGCTGGCAAACGAACGCTACTCGGCGGTCCTCTCGGAGCTCAAGTCGTACACGCTGACGACGGACTGGCCGGGCAACCGTGTCGCCGCCGATCTCGCGACGATCGCGACGAACCTCGAGATCGTCGGCGACCGCGCCTGCTTCGTCGCCGACGTCGTCGACAGCCAGGCGGTGGCGACCTCCGGCGTCGTTGAGGAGCGCGTCTGTGACATCTTCGAGGCGGGCGAGACGATCAACGGCCACCTCAGATCCATCCTCTTCGAGTGCGACCTCGCGGCTCACGACGACCTCATCGTCCAGGAGGAGACCGTCCACCGCGACTTAGACGAACTGTTCGAACTGGTCACGGCGTACGACCAGGAGATGTACGGCTACCTGGTGACGGTGACGCGGGCGCTCGAGCGCGCCATCTACTACTGGGTCCACGCCGCCGAGATCGCGGTTCACCTCCACTCCGGCGTCCAGCCCGATCACGTGCTGATCTGAGTGCCCCACAAAACTACCACCATCGAGGTCGTAGCGAAGGCGTGATTCCGGATGGTATCGTTTCTCATCGCGTACGGAACCGACGAGGGACAGACGGCGACCGTCGCCGAGTACATCGAAACCGTTCTCATCGGCCGTGGACACGACGTCACAACGCGAGACGTGACGGAGGCGTCGGACGCGCTCGTCGACGACGCCGACGCGGTGCTCGTCGGCTCGCCTGTCATCAATCGCAAACACCTGCCGGAAGTCGTCGCGTTCGTCGAGCGAAACAGCGAGACGCTCGCGACGCGGCCAACCGCGTTTTTCCAGCTGTCCTTTGCCTCGGCCATTCCAACCGACTGGGCTCGAGACGGCGCTCAGGAGTGGGTGGATGGCCTCGTCGAACGCACCGGATGGCAGCCCGGCCGCGTCGGGCTCTTTGCCGGTGCGGTCAAATACACGCAATACGGGGCCTTCACGCGGCTCTTTTTTAGGCTGTTTTCGGCGATAACGACCGGCGATACGGATACCTCACGGGATTACGAGTACACCGACTGGGACGAGGTCGAGTCGTTCGCCACCGACTTCGCCGCGCTCGTCGAACGGCGTGTCGCTGCCGAAACGTCACAGACCGACGACCGTACCGCCACGGTGCAAGAGTGGAAGTCGGTAACGACGAACCGCGAGCACGAGTCGTCGCCCCGGGAACGCGGGCGTGGTCGTCGGCTCGCCGAAATCGGACTCTTCGCCGGACTCCTCGGCGTCGTATACTGGCTAGTCCGCAGGCAATCGCTTCGACAGTCCTGACTGACGGGGACAGATCCACTCGAGGAGTACTCGAGCCGATCGTCGGCACAACGGGTTGCTGACGGAAAACGCGTGGATCGAGACATCTCGACTCCGAAAGTGTGAGACGGAGACGGAGACGGAGACGAACCCCGTGGTGTCGCTGCATGGAAGCAGGAGACACACTAGAGGCCCGCGACGCCAACCGTACGGCTCTGGACGCGATCAGTCGGTCCGGGACGACTCGGGCTGCTCGGGCGCGTACGTCGAGAGGAACGTCTCGAGGTCGCGAAAGTCCGCGAGCCGGTCTGCGAGCGTCTCGTGGTCCCAGTGCCACCATTCGGTGGCCTCGAGTCGTGCGGCGACGTCTTCGGGGAAGCGCCGGCGGATCGGTTCGGCGGGGACGCCGCCGACGATGGTGTACGGGGGAACGTCGTCGACGACGACCGCGCCGGCGGCGACGACGGCCCCGTTGCCCACGGTGGTCCCCGGAAGGACCGTCGCGCCGTGACCGATCCAGACGTCGTGACCGACTTCGACCGGCTGGTCGGCCCGCCACTCGAAGATGGCGTCGTCGTCTTCACCGAGTCCGTACATCGCCGCCCGGTAGGTGAAGTGGTGGGCGGTCGGGCGATCGATGGGGTGGTTCGTCGGCCCGAGGCGAGCGTCGGAGGCGACGTTGCCGAACTTGCCGATCGTGGTGTAGTCGAGCTGGACCCGCTCCATGAGGTACGTGTAGTCGCCCAGGTCCGACTCGAGGAGACGGCAGCCAGGACGCACTTCCGTCCACGATCCGAGGCTGCTGTCGCTGATCTGAACTGACTCGTGTACGGTCGGTTCGGGCGACAGCTCGTCGACGCTTCGCGCGTTGTGCGACGCAACGTAGTACCCGTCGTCTCGTCGTTCGAAGTCGATAGACGTCATCGAATCACCGCCGGCCGGCCGTCGACTCGAGGATCTTCCTGGGAGCCGTCCAGAGCGCCTCCAGGATCCCGGTCTGTTCGACCTCGTCGTCGTCGCGAAGGTACGACCGAACGCGCTGGCTCGCGAGTTCGACAGAACCCGCCAGCACGACGATGAGGATGATGCAGGCCATCATCTCCGTGTAGTTGAAGGTCCGCCGCTGGATGTCCAGCTCCAGTCCCAGCCCGCCGGCGCCGATCAGGCCGAGGCTGATCGCGACCCGGACGTTGTGTTCGAGGTCGAACGCGATCCAGGCGATGAACTGGCGGAAGACCTGGCTCAGCATCCCGAACGAGATGACCTGGGGTTTGCTCGCGCCCGTGCTCTCGACACCCTCGATCGGGCCGTCCGCGATCTCCTCGAGTTCGTCGGTGAACAGTCGCCCGAGATACCCGGTCGTGTCGACCATGATCGCGAGCACGCCCGTGAACGGCGAGACGCCGCCGAGCGGGATGAAGATGAGCGCCCAGACGAGTGCCGGAATCGCCCGGATGAAGCTCATCGTCGCGCGAAAGAGGAAGTTGAAGGGGTACGGGACGACGCGCTCGCTCGCGAGGATGCCAAAGAGGAGCGCACCCGGCAGACCGAGAACGGTCCCCGCGAACGCGATCGCCATCGTCACGCCCGACGCGCGGAACAGTTCCGCTTCCTGCATGAAGTTCCAGTACTGTCCGACGTCGATGAAGGGGATACCGTAGTAGGTAGTCGGCGGAAAGTACTCGGCGAGCGCGTCGAGGAAGAACGGAAACTGCGTGAACAGCTGGCTGAGGGTAAACTCGGTCGTCAGGAGGCTCTGGTAGAACACGATCCCGCCAACGACGACACCCAGGACGGTCCAGAGCCGTCGGATCGTCTTCCGGCGCTTCAGTTCGGTCAACTTCCGGTCGACGGCCGATCCGCCGGCGTCGTCGAATCCGAAGTACTCTCGGAGACTCCGGCTGTCGGACGGCGAGCCGGAACTCACGCTTCGACCCTCCACTCGGTGTGGGGCTCTGTCCGGTCGCCGGGGCCGTCACCCGAGTTCTGCTCGGCGAGCCCGACCGTCTCGACGCTGCCGTACAGGTCGTCGATCAGCGAGGGCGTGAGTTCGCCCTGTCCGACGTCGAAGAGCAGTTGGCCGTCTCGCAGCCCGATGAATCGATCGCCGAAGTGTGCGGCGATGTTGACCTGGTGGAGGCTCACGAGCGCCGTCACCTCGTGGACGCCCGCAGCCTTCCGCAGGTAGCCCATCACGGTCTCGGCACTTGCGGGATCGAGGCTCGCGACGGGTTCGTCGGCGAGCAACAGGTCGGGATCCTGCACGAGCGCTCGCGCGATGCCGACGCGCTGCTGTTGGCCGCCGCTCATCTGCGAGACGCGCTGGTGGGCCTCGTCCAGGAGGCCGACGGTCTGGAGGGCTTCGAGCGCCCGAAGCTTGTCGGCTCGATCCTGCCACTGGAACACGCTGGACAGGAACCCCGTCCGTTCCAGCGAACCGGTGAGCGCGTTGAGGTACGCAGAGACGCCGTCGACGAGGTTGTGCTGCTGGAAGATCATCCCGATCGACGGCTGGGACTCCTCGAGAGGGTTCCCGTCGAGGTAGATGCCGCCGCTGGTCGGTTCGGTGAGGCCGTTGATACACCGCAGCATCGTCGACTTTCCGGCGCCGGACTCCCCGAGAAGGACGACGAACTCGTCCTCGATCTCGAAGGAGACGTCGTCTAGCGCCGTCACGTCTCCGTACTCCTTCGTCAGGTTCTCCACTGTGAGTGTACTCATTGTGAGAAATTGTCGCGGTCGGTCGTTACCCGAGTTCGATACCGAGGTCGTCGAGCCGCGTGATGACCGGCTCGTAGTTGTCCATCCCCGTCTCCTCGAGCGTCGTGAACGGCAGGTCGGTCTCGTTGTAATCGTCGGGCATGTACTCCTGGATCAGCTCCTCGTCGGACGCGAGCAGCGTCTCGCGGATCTTCTCTTTCATCGGCGAGTCCCACGAACTCCTCGCGTAGATCGGCTGTTTCGGAATGGGGAACGACCACCAGAACGGACGGAGCGTCTCCTCTTTCTCCCCGCGGTTATCGATGAACGAGTCCTCCTCTTCGACCCGTTCAGGGAGTTCCTGGCCCTCGGCGAGGTACGACATCCCGTTGCCGCTCCACGTACAGCACGCGTCGGCGTCGTCGTTTATCACCCGCTGGACGGCGTCTGCGTGGTTCGACCAGGTCCCGTCGAAATCGACGGGATCGCCGTCGGGGGCGTCCCCGACGTCGAGCCCGGCCTCTTTCAGGGCGTAGACGGCGAAGATCGACCCGCTCGTGGAGAGGCGGTCGGCGAACGCGACATTTTTGCCCTCCAGATCGGTCCGCTCCTGGATGTTGGAGTCGGGTTTGGTGAGCATCATCGAGAAGTAAAACGCAGTCCCGCCGGTCACTGCCGTGCCGAAGAGGTCCATCACGTCCGGATTCGAGATGAGCGTCACGTCGTCCATCCCGATCTCGCCCTGTTCGCTGTTCAGGGCCTGTCGGACCGCCGAGTAGTCGTTGGGCACTTCCATCTCCAGGTCGAGACCGTCGATCTCGCCCTCCAGCATGTCGTGGACCGGTTCGTACTGCGGACGGACGTCCGAGGGCGTATCCGGCGTCAGCAACATCGTCACGACGTCGCCGTCGTCACTGGAAATGACGCCCGAACAGCCGGCCAACCCGGTCAACGCCGCGGTGCCTGTCGCGGCACCGATCGCGAATCGGCGACGGCTCAGCCGTTCGGTCATCGTCCGTTCTCGCCCGTCCTGCATGGTAGATGCGTCAGCGCTGGTCTCGTCTGACATCACCTGAAGGCTGGCAACGGGATCGAATAACCCTTGACTGAGTAAAGTCCGGAGCGTCTCGAACGGGACCCGAAACGAGAACCGACACCTCGCTGGAGTACCGAGCGTCCGTACCAGTCTGGACCGGTCCGGACTGTCAGTTACGATCCCGGGAAGCGTCCAGGATCGCCGGCGGGGAATAGAGAGTACCCAGCGAAGCCTTACACTGGTGTTGTGGTTCTCACCGAGTGACTGCATGGAAAATCCACACGACCGTTCGGATCGGTTCGAGCTCATCGCTGCGTGTGACGGCGACGTGCTCGCCCGGTTGGCGAACCAGGTGCTGGCGGACGATCCCTCCCTGTCCGTCCTGCAGGAACCGACACCACAGCTCGTGATGCAACAGGTCGTCGAACCCGTCGAGCGGCGGCCGTTCAACCTCGGCGAGGTCGTCGTCACCCCGGCCGAAGTGAAACTGGGCGACGAACGCGGGTTCGCGATGGTCTCCGGCAAAGACGAGCGAGGCGCACTCTCGGGTGCCATCGTCGACGCAGCGGTCGCCGGCGGTCATCGACTCGCCGACGACATCGCGACGCGGCTGGGCGAGGTCGCCACAAACCATCAGGAAGAACGCGCCCGCGAGTGGGCGGAGAGCAAACACACCGCCGTCGAGTTCGAAACCATGGAGGACGACCTGTGAGAGCGATCGACGTCGACCCCGTCCACGGGACGCGACGGACGTTCCGCACGCTGTGTGACGCGATGAGTCGTCCCGGAACCGTCCACCGAACGCGGACTGCGCCTGCCGACTACGCCGTCGTCGCCGCCCTGGTCGACCACGAGGTGACGTTCCACTCGAGCGACGAGGAACTCACCGAGGCGCTGGCCAGCCAGGGACGACTCGAGGCGGCCCCTCCGGCCGAGGCGGACGTCGTCCACACGAAGGGAGTGCCCTCGTGGGACGTCCGGGACCTCGAGCGCGGGTCACTCGTCGAGCCGAGCGAGGGTGCGACGGTCGTCTACCGGGTCGACGGGCTGGCGGCGAGTCCGGAAGACGGACAGACCGCGGTCACCGTCACCGGCCCTGGCGTCGACGGAGCGACGACGTTCGGTGTCGGACTGCCCGAAGCGGAGGTGACCGCGCTCGCGGACGCACAATCGGACTATCCGTGCGGCGTCGACGCCGTCTTCACGAGCGGCGACGCAGTCGCCGCCCTCCCGCGATCGGTCACCTTTCGGGTCGCGAACGACGGCGAACGCGGTTCCGAGGACGACGGAGGTGAGCGCTAGATGGGCTACGTCGCCGTCAAGGCTGGCGAGGAGCTCATCCAGCGGGCCGAAGACCTCTTCGAGAAACAGCGCCTCGCCGACGAGGACGCCCCCATAACCGTCGACCAGCTCGAGGGACAGCTCGAGCGACTCACCGCCCAGGCGATGAGCGAGGCAGGACTGTACGCACCGCGACTGGCCGCACTCGCCGTGAAGCAGGCGCAAGGCGACACCGTCGAGGCGGCCTTCCTGCTGCGTGCGTACCGCTCGACGCTGGAGCGGTGGGACGAGTCGGTCCCCGTCGAACCGTCGGCGATGTTCGCCACCCGGCGCGTCTCGCCAGCGTTCAAAGACGTCCCTGGCGGACAGATCCTCGGGCCGACGAAAGACTACACGCAGCGGCTGCTCGACTTCGAACTCGAGGACGAGGACGAGGGCGAAGACCCGACGGCAGACTGGGACCTCGAGGACGCCGAGCCGACGACGCTCACAAACGTCGTGGACGTGCTCCGCGAGGAGGGGCTGGTCTCCGAACCCGACGAACCGGACGTCGACGCGCCGACGGACACCACCCGCGAGCCGGTCACGTTCCCGGTCGAGCGCGACGCCGTCCTCCAGGAACTCGCACGCGGAGAGACGGGTGCGGTGACCGCGCTCGGCTACTCCGCGCTGCGAGGGTACGGACAGGTCCATCCGACGCTGGCGGAAGTCCGCGTCGGAAAGCTACCGCTGACAATCGAGCACCCCTACACGGGCGACGAGGTGACCGTCGCGGACGTCGCGGTCAGCGAGAGCGAGGCGGTCGTCCCGGTGTACGCGAAACGAGACGACCCCCAGTTCGCCTTCGGCTACGGGCTGACGTTCGGGCGAAACGAGCGCAAGGCCATCTCGATGACCATCCTCGACGCCTCGATCCAGCTCGAAAGCGAGGACGAACCCGCGGAGAACGCCGAGTTCGTCCTCGACGTGGTCGACGGGATGGACTCGTTTGGCTTCATCGAGCACCTCAAACTCCCTCACTACGTCACGTTCCAGTCGATCCTGGACCGCATCCGCGCCATTCGCGAGCGGAAGGTCGCGGGGACCACGGACGACGAAGCCGAACCCGCAACCGACGACGGCACGGACCCGACCGAGCGCGAGTCGAGCGAAAGCGAACCGAGCGATCGAGAGACGATCGAGGCGAGCGACGATGACTGAAACCGACGATATCGACGTGGAGACGGCAGTATCGACCGACTCCATCGAGGCCGCCCTCGAGGACCTCGAGGGGGAGGGTCTCGAGGGGTACAACTACGCCTACCTGGACGAACACACCAAACGCGAGGTCAGACGGGCGATCCTGAAGGCGATCGCCATCCCGGGCCACCAGGTGCCGTACGCATCGCGGCCGATGCCGCTGGCTCGCGGCTGGGGAACCGGCGGCATCCAGGCGTCGCTGTCGCTACTCGGACCCGAAGAGACGTTCAAGGTCATCGACCAGGGCTCCGACGAGTCCGTCAACGCGGCCAACATCCGCCGGCTGGCGGTGGACACTGCCGAGGTGGCGACGACCACCGACACGACCGACGCCGACGTGATCCAGACGCGCCATCGCATTCCCGAGGAGGTGCTGACTGACGAGCAGATCCTCGTCTTGCAGGTGCCGGTCACCGACGCGCTCCGCAAAGTCGACTCCTCGGACGCGGCGAATCGTCGGCGACACGCCCACAAGAACTACGGGAAGATGTGGGTCCACCTCTACGAGAACGTCGTCGAATGGGGCGAGATCAACATCGCCGCCCGCTACCCGACGATGGTCGCCGGCCGCTACCTGATGGACCCGTCGCCGATCCCGCGGTGGGACGTCCCCAAACTCGACGACGCGGACAACCTCTTCGTGTTCGCCGCGGGCCGGGAGGCGCGCATCTACGCCGTCCCGCCACACACCGACGTCGAACCGCTCGCGTTCGAGGATCGGCAGTTCCAGGTCGAACGCTTCCCCGAGCAGTCGTGTGCCGCCTGTGGCTCGACCGACACCTACCTCACCGAAGTCGAGACAGACGACGGCACGCGCCACTTCGCGTGCAACGACGCGAGTTTCTGCCTGAAACGCCAGGACGATCCCACACTCCCGAAAGACCACCACCTCGAGCGATCCGGGGTGGACTGGGGACCGGGCACTCCCGACGCCGACGGCGATGGCGGTGTCGCTGGAGATGCTGACGATGGAGGTGACGACGAATGAGCCTGCTCGAGGCGACCGGCCTGAGCAAGGTCTACGGCGAGAGCTGTCCGGTCTGTCGCGAGCGCACCGGCGATGGAGCGGGCACCAACCAGTGTCCGGTCTGTGGAAGCGTCGTCGCCTGTGCCGACGTCGACCTCGACCTCGAGGCCGGCGAGGTGCTCGGCATCGTCGGCGAGTCCGGCAGCGGCAAGTCGAGTCTCGCCGAGATGCTGGCGCTCGAGCCCGAACGGGAGGGAACCCAGGCGGGGACGGTTCGACTCGCCGGCCACGACGGAAACTTGCTCGAGGCGGACTACCAGACACGCCACGAACTCCGCAACGGTGAGGTCGGCCTCGTCCACCAGCACGTCCGCGACGGGCTGAACCTCGAGTTCACCGGCGGCGGCAACGTCGCCGAGAAGCTGCTGTCCTCGGGCTGGCGCAGTTACGAGGACGTCCGCGAGCGGGTCCGAGAACTCTTCTGTGAGACGGAGATCCCGGTCGACCGGATGGACGATCCGACGCACA
Above is a genomic segment from Natribaculum luteum containing:
- a CDS encoding PhoU family transcriptional regulator, whose protein sequence is MSREMWHRPRDAIRQGRDATLAQVVEAIDRTAPETKARLAAEVGISEQYLSELLQELKRDDVVRKAYVVDDAAVYANADAVSPLHAGRRVGGATADGERSERATDSTTDPGDRAQTVLDLLARLDDVTATQYAAARQSFVGEEPDRPAGALESLANERYSAVLSELKSYTLTTDWPGNRVAADLATIATNLEIVGDRACFVADVVDSQAVATSGVVEERVCDIFEAGETINGHLRSILFECDLAAHDDLIVQEETVHRDLDELFELVTAYDQEMYGYLVTVTRALERAIYYWVHAAEIAVHLHSGVQPDHVLI
- a CDS encoding phosphate uptake regulator PhoU, producing METRKVQLSGGTTYTVSLPKSWAREHGIKAGSVLSLHPNGDASLLVEAAAGCDTADRTTSIDVATDSDDAIRQRIHAVHAVGFDSVTLVDTTGHPEGRRKLIERTLSELSGFELLEATDTRIRLTNLIDAENVDVRKSTLRLRLVMLAMHRDAVTAVIEGDEELARRVIERDGEADKLFAMITRHFRRSLTDLREVEKLEWGRDDLFEYYYAARQFERIADHAEKIAEFTLEPDASIRDAYADRISALGTSSRQVVDDAADAILTDAGIEAANEALAGRDQLMNRLEDLDRDLYDHDVPGEAYVLGLLLDSLRRTAEYGANVAEIALQQITRRNVVDR
- a CDS encoding flavodoxin domain-containing protein encodes the protein MVSFLIAYGTDEGQTATVAEYIETVLIGRGHDVTTRDVTEASDALVDDADAVLVGSPVINRKHLPEVVAFVERNSETLATRPTAFFQLSFASAIPTDWARDGAQEWVDGLVERTGWQPGRVGLFAGAVKYTQYGAFTRLFFRLFSAITTGDTDTSRDYEYTDWDEVESFATDFAALVERRVAAETSQTDDRTATVQEWKSVTTNREHESSPRERGRGRRLAEIGLFAGLLGVVYWLVRRQSLRQS
- a CDS encoding MFS transporter — its product is MKGRTRNLGAICGMLALSSLLWFNYSAVLPLVVDDWDLSSVQAGVVYSAFQAGYLLLVVPVGLLADRRSTRHVIAVGATVSAVATLAFALLARGFLTGTVLRFVAGLGMAAVYVPGMRFVSDWYPVDRGRAMGVYVGTFSVSSGFSFVLASSVAARFGWRAALAATGLLALGAGPLLLGVGSDPDVPDRSTASIDFSVLRNRAYLLTVGVYSAHNWELFGVRNWLPAFLVSTTAIAATGQPATIAGAVAGAVTAMSGVGNLAGGWISDRVGRPRVIAVGLGASALVSLTLGAFARLPFWPLVGLVLGYGVVISLDSAPTSTTITEVVAADRVGTALAVQSLVGTIPGVLAPVVFGAALDAGGYGLAFQTLGVAAALGVVATLALRNDATESRPGGA
- a CDS encoding DapH/DapD/GlmU-related protein, producing the protein MTSIDFERRDDGYYVASHNARSVDELSPEPTVHESVQISDSSLGSWTEVRPGCRLLESDLGDYTYLMERVQLDYTTIGKFGNVASDARLGPTNHPIDRPTAHHFTYRAAMYGLGEDDDAIFEWRADQPVEVGHDVWIGHGATVLPGTTVGNGAVVAAGAVVVDDVPPYTIVGGVPAEPIRRRFPEDVAARLEATEWWHWDHETLADRLADFRDLETFLSTYAPEQPESSRTD
- a CDS encoding MarR family transcriptional regulator, which translates into the protein MSIDRDTFENTSEDELEELSVPDQVLGFLAANQDRAFKAREIASQIGVDEGAVSTALSRLKDRGLVEHKATYWAVTDDAERLDGYSGYERATALFNDQLGTEDKEAWREHAPQEPHPSVEDEQ